The Edaphobacter sp. 12200R-103 genome contains a region encoding:
- the purK gene encoding 5-(carboxyamino)imidazole ribonucleotide synthase, translated as MSRTSTASPILPGSTIGIFGGGQLGRMTAMAARAMGYRIQVLDPDPACPARFVVDGCIEAGWDDAREAANLARGCDVVTLEIEQISLASMDAAAGHAPVRPSRATLAVIQDRVEQKNWLSRHGFPVGEYRAVSSIDQLRDAIRELGGRCFCKSATGGYDGRGQGKVGFRQNADPEEELRGAWEALGQGPGIVEKAIELEREISVLVARTPSGEVKVYPAAWNYHENQILAWSVMPAPLSAAMDAEARKLAESIADTFQLEGILAVEMFITAAGQVLVNELAPRPHNSYHASERACVTSQFEQLVRAICDLPLGEVDVVQPCAIANLLGDVWLNEDGSPREPHFDRALSVPGVRLHLYEKHRPRHGRKMGHLSGVGATPEEAVAAVLRAQELL; from the coding sequence TTGAGCAGGACATCCACCGCAAGCCCCATCCTTCCCGGCTCAACCATCGGCATCTTCGGCGGCGGCCAACTGGGCCGCATGACCGCCATGGCCGCTCGCGCCATGGGCTACCGCATCCAGGTGCTCGACCCTGACCCGGCATGCCCGGCTCGCTTCGTCGTCGACGGCTGCATCGAGGCCGGGTGGGACGACGCCCGCGAGGCCGCCAATCTTGCTCGCGGATGCGACGTGGTCACGCTTGAGATCGAGCAGATCTCGCTGGCCAGCATGGACGCCGCAGCCGGTCACGCGCCCGTACGCCCAAGCCGCGCCACGCTTGCCGTCATTCAGGACCGCGTCGAGCAGAAGAACTGGCTCAGCCGCCACGGCTTCCCCGTCGGCGAGTACCGCGCCGTCAGCTCCATCGACCAGCTTCGCGACGCTATCCGCGAGCTTGGCGGACGTTGCTTCTGCAAGAGCGCGACCGGAGGCTACGACGGCCGCGGACAGGGCAAGGTCGGCTTCCGCCAGAATGCTGACCCCGAAGAAGAGCTTCGCGGCGCGTGGGAGGCCCTGGGGCAGGGACCCGGAATCGTCGAGAAGGCCATCGAACTGGAGCGCGAGATCTCGGTGCTCGTCGCCCGCACGCCTTCGGGCGAGGTGAAGGTCTACCCCGCAGCCTGGAACTACCACGAGAACCAGATTCTTGCCTGGAGCGTCATGCCTGCGCCGCTCTCGGCGGCTATGGATGCCGAAGCCCGCAAGCTGGCCGAGAGCATCGCCGACACCTTCCAGCTCGAGGGCATCCTCGCCGTCGAGATGTTCATCACCGCGGCAGGCCAGGTACTCGTCAACGAGCTTGCCCCGCGCCCGCACAACAGCTATCACGCAAGCGAGCGCGCCTGCGTGACCAGCCAGTTCGAGCAGCTCGTCCGCGCCATCTGCGATCTTCCGCTGGGAGAGGTGGACGTGGTGCAACCCTGTGCCATCGCCAACCTGCTCGGTGACGTCTGGCTGAACGAGGATGGCTCCCCCCGCGAACCACACTTTGACCGCGCACTCTCCGTGCCTGGGGTTCGCCTGCACCTGTACGAAAAACATCGCCCGCGCCACGGCCGCAAGATGGGCCATCTGAGCGGGGTAGGAGCAACGCCGGAAGAGGCAGTCGCGGCAGTGTTGCGGGCGCAGGAGCTGCTCTAA
- a CDS encoding TonB-dependent receptor produces the protein MNLKNLLALVFAFLAGCVLSLPAVAQGGSAVLSGTVTDATGAAVPAAHVTLTNIDTNLALSAISNNSGLYRFPTVPPGHYTIAAEGKGFQKFQQSGITITVSQQATLDIALQVGSESQTINVEAGAPLINTTNAEVSNTVGEHAIRELPLNGRDPSSLVLLSPGVINVLNTGAGTLQGETTFPNESGASAGGGRQGSTLYLLDGVPNMDTYMSLSAPSPNADATGEFRVISNNFDAHYGFSPGAVVSIDTKGGSNAFHGGAFEFLRNSALNSADYFSKKVDPLKRNQFGGFLGGPLKRDRLFFFGNYQGTRQSTTATSNSTNTPTVAMLNGDFSAVPTTLKGGFVNNRIDPALFDPAAVQIAKTALPQGQDPASGLTYYTAPASVEKYDEGTGRLDYAPNDRHRLTLRSYIQYYNRGESSTPGNILAINPGKQGKFYNEVLNHTWTISPSLVNALSLFWNQMHVYNGGTQLDSAGNAFCLSKYINVSEPAGICYSEGLNASGGFSTPYSELTDEMRRSWGFSDSITKTIGNHTISAGADLWHQRAREQTYYPANPIIGFTGSSTGFGLADFLLGRVGTFTQGAGEIADVSGNLLGAFGQDQWRVRPNLTLTLGLRWDPNLAPASKDGRGAVYNPGQQSTKFPNAPNGLVFPGDKDVPDSLAKNTYGYWEPRIAVAYQWGPRTAIRAGFGLFTAPLPYSAYNHVADVNPFSPTYTLNSGDVGPINFSNPWANFPSTGGVSPFPPFAYDNVPPSSDAIFPAQTTVQAAFRPNFKLGMTQSWNVSIEQQFSNDLVMHLAYVGSQSYHQTLIIDANPGQTAAAVRGKRALTNYGQILTINSNGTASYNSLQAQFEKRFSHNFQAQTSFTWSKNIDVASTGNASFTGSVANPYDLRFNRGISDLNYPLVSVTNAVYTTPGLRGHNGLIRGVLGEWEISAIYTMQSGRAFGIGGGNGGNNSGSNVNADRADRVPGSTVQVHQGSKQQWLNQYFTTSAFTQNAPGTFGNTGRNFLKGPGINYADAALMKNWTLQERYRIQFRWEMFNAFNRTTFGTPDTNPSSGTYGRITSTGPIKPRVMQAGLKLTF, from the coding sequence ATGAATCTGAAAAACCTGCTCGCGCTCGTTTTCGCTTTCCTTGCAGGATGCGTTTTAAGTCTCCCCGCCGTCGCGCAGGGCGGCAGCGCCGTTCTCAGCGGCACAGTCACAGACGCTACCGGAGCCGCGGTTCCGGCAGCGCACGTTACCCTCACCAACATCGATACCAACCTGGCGCTCTCTGCCATCTCCAATAACTCGGGTCTTTACCGCTTTCCCACCGTTCCTCCCGGCCACTACACCATCGCGGCAGAGGGCAAAGGCTTCCAGAAGTTTCAGCAGTCCGGCATCACCATCACGGTCAGCCAGCAGGCTACCCTGGACATCGCCCTGCAGGTCGGCAGCGAGTCGCAGACCATCAACGTCGAGGCCGGAGCCCCGCTCATCAACACCACCAACGCCGAGGTCTCCAACACCGTCGGGGAGCACGCCATCCGTGAGCTTCCTCTGAATGGCCGCGATCCCTCAAGCCTCGTGCTGCTCTCTCCCGGCGTTATCAATGTGCTTAACACCGGCGCAGGCACCCTGCAGGGCGAGACCACCTTCCCCAATGAGTCCGGCGCCTCCGCCGGTGGTGGCCGCCAGGGCTCCACGCTCTACCTGCTCGACGGCGTGCCCAACATGGACACCTACATGTCCCTCTCCGCGCCCTCGCCCAACGCCGACGCGACCGGTGAGTTCCGCGTGATCTCCAACAACTTCGACGCGCACTACGGCTTCTCTCCGGGCGCAGTCGTCAGCATCGATACCAAGGGCGGCTCCAACGCCTTCCATGGCGGCGCGTTTGAGTTTCTCCGCAACAGCGCGCTCAACTCGGCCGACTACTTTTCCAAGAAGGTCGATCCCCTCAAGCGCAACCAGTTCGGCGGCTTCCTCGGCGGACCCCTCAAGCGCGACCGCCTCTTCTTCTTCGGCAACTATCAGGGAACGCGGCAGTCGACCACCGCGACCAGCAACAGCACCAATACTCCCACCGTGGCCATGCTCAATGGCGACTTTAGCGCGGTCCCCACCACGCTCAAGGGCGGCTTTGTGAACAACCGCATCGATCCGGCGCTCTTCGACCCCGCAGCCGTGCAGATTGCAAAGACCGCACTTCCGCAGGGACAGGATCCCGCCAGCGGCCTTACCTACTACACAGCGCCTGCATCGGTCGAAAAGTACGACGAGGGTACAGGCCGCCTCGACTACGCGCCCAACGACAGGCACCGCCTGACACTGCGCAGCTATATCCAGTACTACAACCGCGGCGAGTCCTCTACGCCCGGCAACATCCTCGCCATCAACCCCGGCAAGCAGGGCAAGTTTTACAACGAGGTCCTCAACCACACCTGGACCATCTCACCCAGCCTCGTCAACGCACTCTCGCTTTTCTGGAACCAGATGCACGTCTACAACGGGGGCACGCAGCTTGATTCCGCCGGCAACGCCTTCTGTCTCTCGAAGTACATCAACGTCAGCGAGCCTGCCGGCATCTGCTACTCCGAGGGCCTCAACGCCAGCGGCGGTTTCAGCACACCCTACTCCGAGCTGACCGACGAGATGCGTCGCTCCTGGGGCTTCTCCGACTCCATCACCAAGACCATCGGCAACCACACCATCTCCGCTGGCGCCGACCTCTGGCACCAACGGGCGCGCGAGCAGACCTACTATCCGGCGAACCCGATCATCGGCTTCACCGGCTCCTCTACCGGCTTCGGCCTCGCCGACTTCCTCCTCGGTCGCGTCGGAACCTTCACCCAGGGCGCAGGCGAGATCGCTGACGTCTCCGGCAACCTCCTCGGGGCCTTCGGGCAGGACCAGTGGCGCGTCCGTCCCAACCTGACCCTTACGCTCGGCCTGCGCTGGGACCCGAACCTCGCTCCCGCCTCCAAGGACGGACGCGGCGCCGTCTATAACCCTGGCCAGCAGAGCACCAAGTTCCCCAACGCTCCCAACGGCCTCGTCTTCCCCGGCGACAAGGACGTACCCGACAGCCTGGCGAAGAACACCTACGGCTACTGGGAGCCGCGCATCGCCGTCGCCTATCAGTGGGGCCCGCGCACGGCCATCCGCGCCGGCTTCGGACTCTTCACCGCCCCGCTGCCCTACTCGGCCTACAACCACGTCGCCGACGTCAACCCCTTCAGCCCGACGTATACGCTGAATAGCGGCGACGTGGGCCCCATCAACTTCTCCAACCCCTGGGCCAACTTCCCTTCGACCGGAGGCGTCAGTCCCTTCCCACCCTTCGCCTACGACAATGTGCCTCCCTCCTCGGATGCCATCTTCCCCGCACAGACCACTGTGCAGGCCGCCTTCCGCCCCAACTTCAAACTGGGCATGACGCAGAGCTGGAACGTCTCGATCGAGCAACAGTTTTCGAACGATCTCGTCATGCACCTCGCCTACGTCGGCAGCCAGTCCTATCACCAGACGCTCATCATCGACGCCAACCCGGGGCAGACCGCGGCTGCAGTACGGGGCAAACGCGCGCTGACCAACTACGGCCAGATCCTCACCATCAACTCCAACGGCACGGCCAGCTACAACTCACTGCAGGCGCAGTTTGAAAAGCGCTTCTCCCATAACTTCCAGGCACAGACCAGCTTCACCTGGTCCAAGAACATCGACGTGGCCTCCACCGGCAACGCCTCCTTCACCGGCAGCGTGGCCAACCCCTACGACCTGCGTTTCAATCGCGGAATCTCCGACTTGAACTACCCCCTGGTCTCGGTCACCAACGCGGTTTACACGACGCCGGGCCTCAGGGGCCATAACGGCCTGATACGCGGCGTATTGGGTGAGTGGGAGATCTCAGCGATCTATACCATGCAATCCGGCCGCGCTTTCGGCATCGGCGGCGGTAACGGAGGCAACAACTCCGGCTCGAACGTCAACGCCGACCGCGCCGATCGCGTGCCCGGGTCTACCGTGCAGGTGCACCAGGGCAGCAAACAGCAGTGGCTGAACCAGTACTTCACCACTTCCGCCTTCACCCAGAATGCACCCGGAACCTTCGGCAACACGGGACGCAACTTCCTCAAGGGCCCGGGCATCAACTACGCCGATGCTGCTCTCATGAAGAACTGGACCCTGCAGGAACGCTATCGCATCCAGTTCCGCTGGGAGATGTTCAACGCCTTCAACCGCACTACCTTCGGCACGCCGGATACGAATCCTTCCAGCGGAACCTATGGTCGAATAACCTCAACCGGCCCCATCAAGCCGCGCGTCATGCAGGCAGGCCTCAAGCTCACTTTCTAA
- a CDS encoding isoprenylcysteine carboxylmethyltransferase family protein, translating into MILVLLYAVSFVMPWNKWLHLDTVRTWQWLASLLSRAGVMGFSQATLLVLVAGICFAVAAALLRTWGSAYLGQGVVRDTAMHGDRMVAAGPYRHVRNPLYLGTFLHSFALALLTMPSGAAFMLVTVGLFELRLIGAEESFLSERLGEAYGEYRMRVPRLVPSLRPQIESSGASPAWGTAALSEVYMWGVAISFGALGWMYNAVLILQGVLVSLGVSLVVRALLPRPERTL; encoded by the coding sequence GTGATTCTCGTACTGCTCTATGCGGTGAGCTTTGTGATGCCGTGGAACAAGTGGCTGCACCTGGACACGGTTCGCACGTGGCAGTGGCTGGCTTCGCTGCTAAGCCGCGCCGGCGTGATGGGGTTCAGCCAGGCGACGCTGCTGGTGCTGGTGGCAGGAATCTGTTTTGCCGTGGCCGCGGCCCTGCTGCGCACGTGGGGTTCCGCATACCTGGGCCAGGGCGTAGTGCGGGACACGGCGATGCATGGCGACCGCATGGTGGCCGCAGGACCGTATCGCCATGTGCGGAATCCGCTCTACCTGGGGACGTTTCTGCACTCGTTTGCCCTGGCACTGCTGACGATGCCGAGCGGAGCGGCGTTTATGCTGGTGACGGTCGGGCTGTTCGAACTGCGGCTGATCGGAGCGGAAGAGAGTTTTCTGAGCGAGCGGCTGGGCGAGGCGTATGGCGAGTACCGCATGCGGGTTCCCCGGCTGGTGCCCTCGTTGCGTCCGCAGATTGAGTCGTCGGGTGCCAGCCCGGCATGGGGTACCGCCGCGCTGAGCGAAGTGTACATGTGGGGCGTGGCGATCTCGTTCGGCGCCCTGGGATGGATGTATAACGCGGTTCTGATACTGCAGGGCGTGCTGGTCTCGCTGGGAGTATCGCTGGTGGTAAGGGCGCTTCTTCCGCGGCCGGAGAGGACGCTCTGA
- a CDS encoding multicopper oxidase family protein, with amino-acid sequence MISRRRFLRRAGAIATGLSLQRAVAAGRIAPASNALDPTRLTPWVDPLPLPRVMKSSGTRPDPEDASRQIPFYRMTMEEIHQKVHRDLPPTRMWGFNGTSPGPIFETRSGQGLMVEWVNHLPAKHFLPIDHTLCGAEPDQPEVRCVVHLHGGRTPAASDGFPEDWVVPGRSFTYHYPNRQDAALLFYHDHTMGINRLNIYAGLQGMFLIRDDAEDALNLPKGKYEIPLLLYDRFLQSDGQLKYPVSGDAKKPWVPEVYSNVMLVNGALAPYLDVEPRRYRFRVMNGSNGRFFRLSFGELQQMQVIGSDQGLLPAPVKSTRVLLTPAERADIVFDFSGHAGEKIVLKSDSFEILQFRVSKTRVTDESTIPATLRRVERIPETKAVKTRRLTLDETMNDVQESMGMMLNKTPWHAPVTEKPVLNTTEIWEIVNLTEDTHPIHLHMVRFQLLDRRRFDVFDFQDTGELRYTGRPIPPDLEEAGWKDTIRCEKGYVTRIIVPFDGYAGRYVWHCHLLEHEDNEMMRPYEVVLA; translated from the coding sequence TTGATCTCACGAAGAAGGTTTCTGCGGCGGGCAGGCGCAATTGCAACCGGACTCTCGCTGCAGCGGGCAGTAGCGGCAGGCCGCATTGCGCCCGCCTCAAACGCGCTGGACCCAACCCGGCTGACCCCCTGGGTGGACCCGCTCCCGCTTCCCCGCGTCATGAAGAGCAGCGGTACCCGGCCCGATCCCGAAGATGCGTCCCGGCAAATCCCTTTCTACCGGATGACGATGGAGGAGATTCACCAGAAGGTGCATCGCGATCTTCCGCCGACGAGGATGTGGGGATTCAATGGAACCTCGCCCGGGCCGATCTTCGAGACGCGCAGCGGCCAGGGCCTGATGGTGGAGTGGGTGAACCATCTGCCCGCAAAGCACTTTCTGCCCATCGACCATACTCTCTGCGGTGCTGAGCCGGATCAGCCCGAGGTGCGCTGCGTGGTCCACCTGCACGGCGGAAGAACACCGGCGGCGAGCGACGGCTTTCCCGAAGACTGGGTGGTGCCCGGCAGGTCGTTCACGTATCACTACCCCAACCGGCAGGATGCAGCGCTGCTCTTCTACCACGACCACACGATGGGGATAAATCGGCTGAACATCTACGCGGGCCTGCAGGGAATGTTTCTGATTCGCGACGATGCCGAAGATGCGCTCAACCTTCCCAAAGGGAAGTACGAGATTCCTTTATTGCTGTACGACCGTTTTCTGCAGTCGGACGGACAGCTCAAGTATCCGGTCTCCGGCGACGCAAAGAAGCCGTGGGTCCCTGAGGTCTACAGCAACGTCATGCTGGTCAACGGAGCGCTCGCACCCTACCTCGACGTCGAACCGCGCCGGTACCGGTTCCGCGTGATGAACGGATCGAACGGCCGGTTCTTTCGCCTCTCCTTCGGCGAGCTTCAGCAGATGCAGGTCATCGGCAGCGATCAGGGGCTGCTGCCTGCGCCCGTCAAGTCCACTCGTGTCCTGCTCACTCCCGCAGAGCGCGCCGACATCGTCTTCGACTTCAGCGGCCACGCGGGCGAGAAGATCGTGCTGAAGAGCGACAGCTTCGAGATCCTCCAGTTCCGCGTCTCAAAGACTCGCGTGACCGACGAAAGCACCATACCGGCGACGCTGCGTCGCGTGGAGCGCATCCCCGAGACGAAAGCCGTGAAGACACGACGACTGACGCTCGATGAGACGATGAACGACGTCCAGGAGTCGATGGGAATGATGCTTAACAAGACTCCCTGGCACGCGCCTGTGACCGAAAAGCCCGTGCTGAACACGACGGAGATATGGGAGATCGTGAACCTGACCGAGGACACCCACCCGATCCATCTGCACATGGTCCGCTTTCAGCTGCTCGACCGCAGGCGCTTCGATGTCTTCGACTTTCAGGACACCGGCGAGTTGCGCTACACCGGCCGCCCGATTCCGCCCGACCTCGAGGAAGCTGGATGGAAGGACACTATTCGTTGTGAAAAGGGATACGTCACGCGCATCATCGTTCCATTCGACGGCTACGCCGGGCGTTACGTCTGGCACTGTCACCTGCTGGAGCATGAAGACAACGAGATGATGCGCCCGTACGAGGTTGTGTTGGCTTAG
- a CDS encoding DNA polymerase domain-containing protein, translated as MSAEEAAEILSLDGHEVRVTHPSKLYFSKQVRVTKLDLVRYYLSVAPGALQGIRDRPIVLKRFVNGAEAEPFYQKRAPSDRPDWMRTVTLSFPSGRTAEEMVVDDTAGLAWIVNLGCIELHPHPVRTSDLEHPDELRIDLDPIPGVVWDDVRRVAMEVKALLEEVGLVGWPKTSGSRGMHINVRIEPRWTFTEVRRAAIALSRAVERRVPQLASSKWWKEERHGVFLDYNQNAKDRTTAAAYSVRPLPDARVSTPLAWDEVMECNPEDFTIFTVPERFASKGDPHAGMDDTSGSLDALLEMAARDEAAGLGDAPWPPHFRKMEGEGKRVAPSRAKKSAPKPKEGEEAPAARASGRRQSKMPLLVIANSPDKQAALDGLERWKQHHPEVAKLLAVDDILVDSMRGSSSTWTRIRVNLRHVPEDQRPPQETPDPDDDPTRKWREVRDASVADGEKPKRSRRKQ; from the coding sequence GTGAGCGCAGAAGAGGCAGCCGAAATCCTTTCACTCGACGGACACGAAGTACGGGTCACGCATCCGTCGAAGCTGTACTTCTCCAAACAGGTTCGCGTCACCAAGCTCGACCTGGTGCGCTACTACCTGAGCGTGGCCCCGGGAGCCCTGCAGGGCATTCGCGACCGGCCCATCGTGCTGAAGCGCTTCGTCAACGGGGCAGAGGCTGAGCCCTTCTACCAGAAACGCGCACCGAGCGACCGGCCCGACTGGATGCGCACCGTGACGCTGTCGTTTCCCTCCGGCAGGACCGCGGAGGAGATGGTCGTCGATGACACCGCCGGGCTGGCGTGGATCGTCAACCTTGGCTGCATCGAGCTGCATCCGCACCCGGTGCGCACAAGCGACCTCGAGCATCCGGACGAGCTGCGGATCGACCTCGATCCTATTCCCGGTGTCGTGTGGGATGACGTGCGTCGCGTCGCGATGGAGGTGAAGGCGCTGCTCGAAGAGGTGGGCCTGGTGGGATGGCCCAAGACCAGCGGCTCGCGCGGCATGCACATCAACGTGCGGATCGAGCCCCGCTGGACCTTTACCGAGGTGCGCCGGGCGGCGATCGCACTGTCGCGGGCCGTGGAACGTCGCGTGCCGCAACTGGCCAGCTCGAAGTGGTGGAAGGAAGAGCGCCACGGCGTCTTTCTGGACTACAACCAGAACGCGAAGGACCGCACGACCGCTGCCGCTTATTCCGTGCGTCCGCTGCCGGATGCCCGCGTCTCGACCCCGCTCGCCTGGGACGAGGTGATGGAGTGCAACCCGGAGGACTTCACGATCTTCACGGTTCCGGAGCGCTTCGCCAGCAAAGGCGACCCGCACGCCGGAATGGACGATACGAGCGGATCGCTCGACGCCCTGCTGGAGATGGCGGCTCGCGATGAAGCCGCCGGGCTGGGCGATGCTCCGTGGCCGCCGCACTTCCGCAAGATGGAGGGCGAAGGCAAGCGCGTGGCGCCTTCGCGGGCGAAGAAGTCTGCTCCGAAACCAAAGGAAGGCGAGGAGGCACCCGCAGCTCGCGCCTCGGGCAGGCGGCAGTCGAAGATGCCGCTGCTCGTGATTGCGAACTCGCCCGACAAGCAGGCGGCGCTCGACGGGCTGGAGCGTTGGAAGCAGCATCATCCCGAGGTCGCGAAACTCCTCGCAGTCGACGATATCCTCGTAGACTCGATGCGCGGAAGCTCTTCCACATGGACTCGCATTCGGGTCAACCTGCGCCACGTCCCTGAGGATCAGCGGCCGCCGCAGGAGACTCCCGATCCTGACGATGATCCGACGCGCAAGTGGCGCGAGGTTCGGGATGCATCTGTCGCAGACGGAGAGAAGCCGAAGCGCTCACGGAGGAAGCAATAA
- a CDS encoding HU family DNA-binding protein — protein sequence MAKGLTKTALVRQLAEKLELTNKQTAAFLDLLAETAVKETKKNGEFTIPGIGKLVKAERKARLGRNPQTGETIKIKAKTVVKFRVAKVAKDTIAPPKK from the coding sequence ATGGCAAAGGGATTGACCAAGACAGCGCTCGTCCGTCAGTTGGCGGAGAAGCTCGAGCTGACCAACAAGCAGACGGCTGCCTTCCTGGACCTGCTGGCCGAGACGGCCGTCAAGGAGACCAAGAAGAACGGTGAGTTCACCATTCCTGGCATCGGCAAGCTGGTGAAGGCCGAGCGCAAGGCGCGCCTGGGCCGCAACCCCCAGACCGGCGAAACCATCAAGATCAAGGCCAAGACCGTGGTCAAGTTCCGCGTGGCCAAGGTCGCGAAGGACACCATCGCTCCGCCCAAGAAGTAG
- a CDS encoding MFS transporter, whose product MSETSLSGTYPATDVGPASSTPEAPNSVQPSGTLLRVLAAISFCHLLNDMVQSLLPSIYPILKSSFHLDFTHLGLLTLTYQVVASLLQPLIGQFTDNRPKPYALPVGMTFTLIGLILLAVAPTFTWLLIASSLVGVGSAVFHPESSRIARMASGGKHGFAQSFFQVGGNTGSAIGPLLAAFIVLPQGQKGMAWFAIPAIVGIVVLMRVGRWYKARQGEAHGQKKQEHHRHVELSRARIALSIGVLIALIFSKYFYLASLTSYYTFYLIQRFHVSVQMSQILLFLFLGAVAAGTLIGGSAGDRYGRKLVIWISILGVLPFTMILPYASLFWTAVLSVVIGFVIASAFSAILVYAQELLPGRVGMISGLFFGVAFGMGGIGAAVLGKLADAKGIFFVYHLCAYLPAIGLLTGLLPEIEERRQVVKAS is encoded by the coding sequence ATGAGCGAGACCTCTCTTTCCGGGACGTATCCTGCCACGGACGTCGGGCCAGCTTCCTCGACGCCTGAGGCGCCTAACTCTGTTCAGCCGTCGGGCACCCTGCTTCGGGTTCTGGCTGCCATCAGCTTCTGTCACCTGCTCAACGACATGGTGCAGTCGCTGCTTCCGTCCATCTATCCGATCCTCAAGAGCTCGTTTCACCTGGACTTTACGCACCTGGGACTGCTTACCCTTACCTACCAGGTCGTCGCATCGCTGCTGCAGCCGCTGATCGGCCAGTTTACCGACAACCGTCCCAAGCCCTATGCTCTTCCCGTCGGGATGACGTTCACGCTGATCGGGCTGATCCTGCTGGCGGTCGCGCCCACCTTTACCTGGCTGCTCATCGCCTCTTCGCTGGTGGGGGTCGGTTCGGCGGTCTTCCATCCGGAGTCATCGCGGATTGCGCGCATGGCGTCGGGAGGCAAGCACGGCTTCGCGCAATCGTTCTTTCAGGTGGGCGGAAATACCGGCTCCGCCATCGGCCCGCTGCTGGCCGCGTTCATCGTGCTGCCGCAGGGGCAGAAGGGAATGGCGTGGTTTGCGATTCCCGCCATCGTGGGCATTGTGGTGCTGATGCGCGTGGGCCGGTGGTACAAGGCGCGTCAGGGGGAAGCCCACGGGCAGAAGAAGCAGGAGCACCACAGGCACGTGGAGCTGTCGCGGGCGCGCATCGCTCTCTCCATCGGCGTGCTCATCGCGCTCATCTTCTCAAAGTATTTCTATCTCGCCAGCCTGACGAGCTACTACACCTTTTATCTGATCCAGCGGTTTCACGTCTCCGTGCAGATGTCGCAGATCCTGCTCTTCCTGTTCCTGGGAGCGGTCGCTGCAGGAACCCTGATCGGAGGCTCGGCGGGCGACCGCTACGGACGCAAGCTCGTTATCTGGATCTCGATCCTGGGCGTGCTTCCCTTCACCATGATCCTGCCCTATGCCAGCCTGTTCTGGACGGCCGTGCTGAGCGTCGTCATCGGCTTTGTGATCGCTTCGGCCTTCTCTGCCATCCTGGTCTATGCGCAGGAGCTTCTACCGGGCCGCGTGGGCATGATCTCGGGACTCTTCTTCGGTGTGGCCTTCGGGATGGGGGGCATCGGCGCAGCCGTGCTGGGCAAGCTGGCGGATGCGAAGGGAATTTTCTTTGTCTATCACCTCTGCGCGTATCTTCCCGCGATTGGATTGCTCACCGGGCTTCTGCCGGAGATCGAGGAGCGGAGGCAGGTGGTGAAGGCCAGTTAG
- the purE gene encoding 5-(carboxyamino)imidazole ribonucleotide mutase, with protein MDASPLVGIIMGSRNDYAVMRGAAEMLAEFGVPHEVRVVSAHRTPDLLFEYASTAASRGLRVIIAGAGGAAHLPGMVAAKTVVPVLGVPIPATMLQGMDSLMSIVQMPKGVPVGTLAIGAPGAANAGILAAQIIATTDAALREKLTAWRAARRDEVLAQTVGDEIEVKA; from the coding sequence ATGGACGCCTCACCGCTGGTCGGAATCATCATGGGAAGCCGCAATGATTATGCGGTGATGCGTGGCGCCGCCGAGATGCTCGCCGAGTTCGGCGTGCCCCACGAGGTCCGTGTCGTCTCGGCGCATCGCACTCCCGATCTTTTGTTCGAATACGCCTCCACCGCTGCCTCGCGCGGGCTGCGCGTCATCATCGCCGGTGCCGGCGGAGCAGCGCATCTGCCCGGCATGGTCGCGGCCAAGACGGTGGTGCCGGTGCTCGGCGTTCCCATTCCGGCGACGATGCTGCAGGGGATGGATTCGCTGATGAGCATCGTCCAGATGCCCAAGGGCGTTCCCGTGGGAACGCTGGCCATCGGTGCTCCTGGCGCTGCCAACGCAGGTATTCTGGCCGCGCAGATCATCGCTACGACCGACGCTGCTCTTCGTGAAAAGCTGACCGCATGGCGCGCAGCGCGGCGCGACGAGGTGCTCGCCCAGACCGTCGGCGACGAGATTGAGGTCAAGGCTTGA